The following proteins are co-located in the Pseudomonas cavernae genome:
- the fdx gene encoding ISC system 2Fe-2S type ferredoxin, whose translation MPQIIILPHAEHCPEGAVIDAQPGETVLNAALRCGIDIEHACEKSCACTTCHVIVREGFNSMEPSDELEDDMLDKAWGLEPNSRLSCQAVVVDEDLVVEIPKYTINQVSEGH comes from the coding sequence ATGCCGCAGATCATTATTCTGCCTCACGCCGAACACTGTCCTGAGGGGGCGGTGATTGACGCGCAGCCAGGCGAAACCGTGTTGAATGCCGCGCTGCGCTGCGGCATCGACATCGAGCATGCCTGCGAAAAGTCCTGTGCCTGCACCACTTGCCATGTGATCGTGCGCGAGGGTTTCAACTCCATGGAGCCTTCCGATGAGCTGGAGGACGACATGCTGGACAAGGCCTGGGGGCTCGAGCCCAATTCGCGCCTGTCCTGCCAGGCTGTGGTGGTGGATGAAGATCTGGTGGTCGAGATCCCCAAATACACCATCAATCAGGTGTCCGAAGGACACTGA
- the hisS gene encoding histidine--tRNA ligase, which yields MSKLLQAIRGMNDILPEQSPLWRYFEGAVASLLDGYGYRQIRMPIVEATELFKRSIGEVTDIVEKEMYTFDDRNGDSLTLRPEGTASCVRAVLEHGISNNGQVQKLWYIGPMFRHERPQKGRYRQFHQIGVEVFNLAGPDIDAELIVLTWRLWGLLGIRNAVTLELNSLGTSEARATYRDALVQYLAARSESLDEDSKRRLKSNPLRILDSKVPETQALLIDAPKLADYLDEESRVHFDGLKARLDAAGIPYVINPKLVRGLDYYSKTVFEWLTDQLGAQGTVCAGGRYDGLVEQMGGKPTAGVGFAMGIERLILLLETLQQVPEEISRQVDVYLCALGEAAELAGLKLAERLRDQLPGLRLQVNAGAGNFKSQLKKADKSGALFALVVGEDELAQQVIGFKPLRGQGEQQNIAWSELSQHLAACLQQA from the coding sequence GTGAGTAAGCTTTTGCAAGCCATTCGTGGCATGAACGACATCCTGCCCGAGCAGAGCCCGCTTTGGCGCTATTTCGAGGGAGCGGTGGCGAGTCTGCTGGATGGCTATGGCTATCGGCAGATTCGCATGCCGATCGTCGAGGCCACCGAGCTGTTCAAACGCTCGATCGGTGAGGTCACCGACATCGTCGAGAAGGAGATGTACACCTTCGACGACCGCAATGGCGACTCCCTGACCCTGCGCCCGGAAGGCACCGCCAGCTGTGTGCGCGCGGTGCTCGAGCATGGCATCAGCAACAATGGCCAGGTGCAGAAACTCTGGTACATCGGCCCGATGTTCCGTCACGAGCGTCCGCAGAAGGGGCGCTACCGGCAGTTCCACCAGATCGGCGTGGAGGTCTTCAACCTCGCCGGTCCGGATATCGATGCCGAGCTGATCGTACTGACCTGGCGTCTCTGGGGCCTGCTCGGTATCCGCAACGCGGTGACCCTGGAGCTCAATAGCCTGGGCACCAGCGAAGCGCGCGCCACTTATCGCGACGCCCTGGTGCAGTATCTGGCGGCGCGCAGCGAGTCGCTCGACGAAGACAGCAAGCGCCGGCTGAAGAGCAATCCGCTGCGCATTCTCGACAGCAAGGTGCCGGAAACCCAGGCGCTGCTGATCGATGCGCCGAAGCTGGCGGACTACCTTGACGAGGAGTCGCGTGTGCACTTTGACGGCCTCAAGGCCCGCCTGGATGCAGCCGGCATTCCCTACGTGATCAACCCCAAGCTGGTGCGCGGGTTGGATTACTACAGCAAGACCGTGTTCGAGTGGCTCACCGACCAACTGGGGGCGCAGGGCACCGTCTGCGCCGGCGGCCGTTACGACGGTCTGGTCGAGCAGATGGGTGGCAAGCCGACGGCGGGCGTAGGCTTCGCCATGGGTATCGAACGCCTGATTCTGCTGCTGGAAACCCTACAGCAGGTGCCGGAAGAGATTTCCCGCCAGGTCGATGTCTACCTCTGCGCCCTGGGCGAGGCAGCCGAGCTGGCAGGCCTGAAGCTGGCCGAGCGCCTGCGCGATCAGCTGCCGGGGCTGCGCTTGCAGGTGAATGCCGGCGCAGGCAACTTCAAGAGTCAGTTGAAGAAAGCCGACAAGAGCGGTGCGCTCTTCGCTCTGGTAGTGGGTGAAGACGAGTTGGCCCAGCAAGTGATAGGTTTCAAGCCCCTGCGTGGTCAGGGGGAACAGCAAAATATTGCCTGGTCTGAGTTGTCTCAGCACCTGGCGGCCTGTCTGCAGCAGGCGTGA
- the iscA gene encoding iron-sulfur cluster assembly protein IscA: MAISMTEAAAQHVRRSLEGRGKGEGIRLGVRTTGCSGLAYVLEFVDELAGEDQVFESHGVKVIIDPKSLAYLDGTELDFVKEGLNEGFKFNNPNVRGECGCGESFNV, encoded by the coding sequence ATGGCTATCAGCATGACCGAAGCCGCAGCCCAACATGTGCGTCGCTCCCTTGAGGGGCGGGGCAAGGGCGAGGGTATCCGTCTGGGGGTTCGCACCACCGGCTGCTCCGGGCTGGCCTACGTACTCGAATTCGTCGATGAGCTGGCTGGTGAGGATCAGGTGTTCGAGAGCCATGGCGTGAAGGTGATCATCGATCCGAAGAGCCTGGCTTATCTCGACGGCACCGAGCTGGACTTCGTCAAAGAGGGTTTGAACGAAGGCTTCAAGTTCAATAACCCCAACGTGCGTGGTGAGTGCGGCTGCGGCGAAAGCTTCAACGTCTGA
- a CDS encoding tetratricopeptide repeat protein, giving the protein MSRTEEEQLALVQDWWQRNGKPLLTGGALALVVVFGWQAWQKYQTNQAQGASMLYQQLLETTFSPSGQPDAAKVSELAGKLKSEYAGSHYAQYGSLFVAKVAVDAGKLDDAAAELQAVVSKPSDDTLGELARQRLARVLSAQGKTEEGLKLLEGEGDKAYLASREELRGDLLAKLGRTDEAHAAYEKAKASLSDDAAVGSLQMKLDDLAKGDA; this is encoded by the coding sequence GTGTCGCGTACAGAAGAAGAACAGTTGGCACTGGTCCAGGACTGGTGGCAGCGCAATGGCAAGCCCCTGCTGACTGGCGGCGCCTTGGCGCTGGTGGTGGTGTTCGGCTGGCAGGCCTGGCAGAAGTACCAGACCAACCAGGCGCAAGGGGCGTCGATGCTCTACCAACAGCTGCTGGAAACCACTTTCAGCCCGAGCGGCCAGCCGGATGCGGCCAAGGTCAGCGAGCTGGCCGGTAAGCTGAAGAGCGAGTATGCCGGTAGTCACTATGCCCAATATGGCAGCCTGTTCGTCGCCAAGGTGGCGGTCGATGCCGGCAAGCTTGACGATGCCGCTGCCGAGTTGCAGGCCGTCGTGAGCAAGCCATCGGATGACACCCTGGGTGAGCTGGCGCGTCAGCGTCTGGCCCGGGTGCTGTCGGCGCAAGGCAAGACCGAGGAAGGCCTCAAACTGCTCGAAGGCGAAGGCGACAAGGCCTATCTCGCCAGCCGCGAAGAACTCCGTGGCGACCTGCTGGCCAAGCTCGGGCGTACCGATGAAGCCCACGCCGCTTACGAGAAGGCCAAGGCGTCGCTGTCTGATGATGCCGCCGTGGGCAGCTTGCAAATGAAACTCGACGACCTGGCGAAAGGGGATGCGTGA
- the ispG gene encoding flavodoxin-dependent (E)-4-hydroxy-3-methylbut-2-enyl-diphosphate synthase, whose translation MHGESPIKRRQSRKIWVGSVPVGGDAPIAVQSMTNTDTCDVAATVAQIRRLEEAGADIVRVSVPDMDAAEAFGKIKQQVQVPLVADIHFDYQIALRVAELGVDCLRINPGNIGREDRVRAVVEAARDKGIPIRIGVNAGSLEKDLQKKYGEPTPAALVESALRHVEHLDRLNFPDFKVSVKASDVFMAVEAYRLLAKQIEQPLHLGITEAGGLRSGTVKSAVGLGMLLADGIGDTIRISLAADPVEEVKVGYDILKSLHLRSRGINFIACPSCSRQNFDVVKTMNELEGRLEDLLVPLDVAVIGCVVNGPGEAKEAHIGLTGGTPNNLIYIDGKPAQKLTNDNLVDELEKLIRRKAAEKAEADAALIARG comes from the coding sequence ATGCACGGTGAATCTCCGATCAAACGTCGCCAATCGCGCAAGATTTGGGTCGGCTCGGTGCCGGTCGGCGGCGATGCGCCCATTGCGGTGCAGAGCATGACCAACACCGATACCTGCGATGTCGCCGCCACCGTGGCGCAGATCCGCCGTCTGGAAGAGGCGGGTGCCGATATCGTCCGCGTTTCGGTTCCGGATATGGACGCCGCCGAGGCGTTCGGCAAGATCAAGCAGCAGGTCCAGGTGCCGCTGGTCGCCGACATCCATTTCGACTACCAGATCGCCCTGCGCGTGGCCGAGTTGGGCGTCGATTGCCTGCGCATCAACCCGGGCAACATCGGCCGCGAGGACCGGGTCAGGGCGGTAGTCGAAGCCGCGCGTGACAAGGGCATCCCGATCCGCATCGGCGTCAATGCCGGTTCGTTGGAAAAAGACCTGCAGAAAAAATACGGTGAGCCGACCCCGGCCGCGCTGGTCGAGTCGGCGCTGCGCCATGTCGAACACCTCGATCGTCTGAACTTCCCGGATTTCAAGGTCAGCGTGAAGGCCTCCGACGTGTTCATGGCGGTCGAGGCCTATCGCCTGCTGGCCAAGCAGATCGAGCAGCCGCTGCATCTGGGCATCACCGAGGCCGGCGGCCTGCGCTCGGGCACGGTGAAGTCGGCGGTCGGTCTGGGCATGCTGCTCGCCGATGGCATCGGCGACACCATCCGCATTTCCCTGGCGGCTGACCCGGTGGAGGAGGTCAAGGTCGGTTACGACATCCTCAAGTCCCTGCATCTGCGCTCGCGTGGCATCAACTTCATCGCCTGCCCGAGCTGCTCGCGGCAGAACTTCGATGTGGTCAAGACCATGAACGAGTTGGAAGGCCGTCTCGAGGATCTCCTGGTGCCGCTGGATGTGGCGGTGATCGGTTGCGTGGTCAATGGTCCCGGCGAAGCCAAGGAGGCGCATATCGGCCTGACCGGCGGTACGCCGAACAACCTGATCTATATCGACGGCAAGCCCGCGCAGAAACTGACCAATGACAACCTGGTGGACGAGCTCGAGAAGCTGATCCGCCGCAAAGCGGCCGAGAAGGCCGAGGCCGACGCGGCACTGATTGCCCGTGGCTGA
- the rlmN gene encoding 23S rRNA (adenine(2503)-C(2))-methyltransferase RlmN, giving the protein MTDAAGKINLLGLTQPEMEKFFESIGEKRFRAGQVMKWIHHFGVDDFDAMTNVGKALREKLKACAEIRGPEVVSQDISSDGTRKWVVRVASGSCVETVYIPQGKRGTLCVSSQAGCALDCSFCSTGKQGFNSNLTAAEVIGQVWIANKSFGSVPATVDRAITNVVMMGMGEPLLNFDNVVAAMHLMMDDLGYGISKRRVTLSTSGVAPMIDELAKVIDVSLALSLHAPNDELRNQLVPINKKYPLAMLLETCQRYMSSLGEKRVLTVEYTLLKDVNDRPEHAEQMIALLKDVPCKINLIPFNPFPHSGYERPSNNAIRRFQDQLHHAGFNVTVRTTRGEDIDAACGQLVGQVMDRTRRSERYIAVRQLSNDADAPQTAASRT; this is encoded by the coding sequence ATGACTGACGCTGCCGGCAAAATCAATCTGTTGGGTCTAACCCAGCCTGAGATGGAAAAATTCTTCGAGTCGATCGGCGAGAAGCGTTTCCGTGCCGGTCAGGTGATGAAGTGGATTCACCATTTTGGCGTCGATGATTTCGACGCCATGACCAATGTCGGCAAGGCCTTGCGCGAAAAGCTCAAGGCCTGTGCCGAGATTCGCGGTCCGGAAGTGGTCAGCCAGGACATCTCCAGCGATGGCACCCGCAAGTGGGTGGTGCGCGTGGCGTCCGGTAGCTGCGTCGAGACCGTGTACATTCCCCAGGGCAAGCGCGGCACCTTGTGCGTTTCGTCCCAGGCGGGCTGCGCGCTGGATTGCAGCTTCTGCTCTACCGGCAAGCAAGGCTTCAACAGCAACCTCACCGCCGCCGAAGTGATCGGCCAGGTGTGGATTGCCAACAAATCCTTCGGTTCCGTGCCGGCGACCGTCGATCGCGCCATCACCAACGTGGTGATGATGGGCATGGGCGAGCCGCTGCTGAATTTCGACAACGTAGTCGCCGCCATGCATCTGATGATGGATGACCTCGGCTATGGCATCTCCAAGCGCCGGGTGACCCTGTCCACCTCCGGCGTGGCGCCGATGATCGACGAACTGGCCAAGGTCATCGACGTCTCCTTGGCGCTGTCGCTACACGCGCCTAATGATGAGCTGCGCAACCAGTTGGTGCCGATCAACAAGAAATACCCCTTGGCCATGCTGCTGGAAACCTGTCAGCGCTATATGTCGAGCCTCGGTGAGAAGCGCGTACTGACCGTTGAGTACACACTGCTTAAAGATGTGAACGATCGGCCTGAGCACGCTGAGCAGATGATCGCATTACTGAAAGACGTGCCTTGCAAGATCAACCTGATTCCTTTTAATCCTTTCCCGCATTCGGGATACGAGCGGCCGAGCAACAATGCTATCCGCCGATTCCAGGATCAATTGCACCATGCCGGTTTCAACGTCACCGTGCGCACCACGCGCGGTGAAGACATCGATGCGGCGTGCGGTCAGTTGGTCGGACAGGTAATGGATCGCACGCGCCGAAGTGAGCGTTACATTGCCGTGCGCCAGCTGAGTAACGATGCTGACGCTCCGCAAACCGCCGCGAGCCGAACCTGA
- the pilW gene encoding type IV pilus biogenesis/stability protein PilW — protein MTLRAALCVLFAGLLAGCVSSGSVDPMKTGEGRDGARDAYIQLGLGYLQQGAPGKAKLPLKKALELDPSSSDAHAALALVFQTEMEPELADEHFREALSQNSKDPRILNNYGSFLYEQGRYQDAMERYLQAAQDNLYPERSRVFENLGMTSLKLNQSQQAESYFERSVRLNKRQPRALLELAELSYQRKEYVPARNFYDSFSQLSEQNARSLLLGTRLASIFEDRDKAASLGLQLKRLYPGTPEYQQYLSEQR, from the coding sequence ATGACCCTGCGCGCCGCGCTTTGTGTGTTATTCGCCGGTTTGTTGGCCGGCTGTGTAAGTTCCGGCAGCGTCGATCCGATGAAGACCGGCGAGGGACGCGATGGGGCGCGGGATGCCTATATCCAGCTGGGTCTCGGCTATCTCCAGCAGGGGGCACCCGGCAAGGCCAAGCTGCCATTGAAGAAGGCCCTTGAACTCGATCCATCGAGCAGCGATGCCCATGCTGCCTTGGCGCTGGTGTTTCAAACAGAGATGGAACCGGAACTGGCTGACGAGCACTTCCGCGAGGCGCTGTCCCAGAACAGCAAGGATCCGCGTATCCTGAACAACTATGGCAGCTTCCTCTATGAGCAGGGCCGCTATCAGGATGCGATGGAGCGTTATCTGCAGGCGGCCCAAGACAACCTCTATCCCGAGCGTTCACGGGTGTTCGAAAACCTCGGAATGACGTCGCTGAAGCTGAATCAGTCGCAACAGGCGGAGAGCTACTTCGAGCGTTCTGTGCGCCTGAACAAGCGCCAACCGCGGGCGCTGCTGGAGCTGGCCGAGTTGAGTTACCAGCGCAAAGAGTATGTGCCGGCGCGCAACTTCTATGACAGCTTCAGCCAGTTGAGCGAGCAGAATGCCCGCAGCCTGCTGCTCGGCACGCGTCTGGCCAGCATCTTCGAAGATCGCGACAAGGCCGCCAGTCTGGGGCTGCAACTCAAACGTCTTTATCCCGGTACGCCGGAATATCAGCAATACCTGTCGGAGCAACGATGA
- the ndk gene encoding nucleoside-diphosphate kinase has protein sequence MAVQRTFSIIKPDAVAKNVVGEIVTRFEKAGLRVVASKMVQLSEREAGGFYAEHSERGFFKDLVAFMVSGPVIVQVLEGEDAIAKNRELMGATNPKEAAAGTIRADFAVSIDENAVHGSDSEASAAREIAYFFAATEVCARIR, from the coding sequence ATGGCTGTTCAACGCACTTTCTCCATCATCAAGCCTGACGCCGTTGCTAAAAACGTAGTTGGCGAGATCGTCACTCGTTTCGAAAAAGCCGGCCTGCGCGTCGTGGCTTCGAAAATGGTTCAGCTGTCCGAGCGTGAAGCCGGCGGTTTCTACGCCGAGCACAGCGAGCGTGGCTTCTTCAAAGATCTGGTTGCTTTCATGGTTTCCGGTCCGGTCATCGTTCAGGTTCTGGAAGGTGAAGACGCTATCGCCAAAAACCGCGAACTGATGGGTGCTACCAACCCGAAAGAAGCGGCTGCTGGCACCATTCGCGCCGATTTCGCCGTTTCCATCGACGAAAATGCTGTACACGGCTCCGATTCCGAAGCCTCCGCTGCGCGTGAAATCGCTTACTTCTTCGCTGCTACCGAGGTTTGCGCGCGCATTCGCTGA
- the iscX gene encoding Fe-S cluster assembly protein IscX produces the protein MSLKWTDVLDVAIELAERKPEVDPRYVNFVDLHRWVLELPDFSDDPQRGGEKVLEAIQAAWIEESD, from the coding sequence ATGAGTCTGAAATGGACCGATGTGCTGGATGTTGCCATCGAGCTGGCCGAGCGCAAGCCGGAGGTCGATCCGCGTTATGTCAATTTCGTCGATCTGCATCGCTGGGTGCTGGAGTTGCCGGACTTCAGCGATGACCCGCAGCGCGGCGGTGAAAAGGTGCTCGAAGCGATTCAGGCGGCCTGGATCGAAGAGTCCGACTAA
- the hscA gene encoding Fe-S protein assembly chaperone HscA has translation MALLQIAEPGQSPQPHQRRLAVGIDLGTTNSLVAAVRSGLAAPLPDHDGQVILPSAVRYHADHVEVGQSARVAAASDPLNTVLSVKRLMGRGLEDVKQLGEQLPYRFVDGESHMPFIETVQGAKSPVEVSADILKVLRQRAEASLGGELVGAVITVPAYFDEAQRQATKDAARLAGLNVLRLLNEPTAAAVAYGLDQQAEGVVAIYDLGGGTFDISILRLTRGVFEVLATGGDSALGGDDFDHAIAGWIVEQAGLSADLAPGVQRSLLQSACAAKEALTDAAQVEVVYGDWRGQLSRAHFDALIEPLLARSLKACRRAVRDVGIEIDEVEAVVMVGGSTRVPRVREAVGALFGRQPLTDIDPDQVVAIGAAIQADTLAGNKQDGEELLLLDVIPLSLGLETMGGLMERVIPRNTTIPVARAQDFTTYKDGQTAMMIHVLQGERELISACRSLARFELRGIPPMVAGAAKIRVTFQVDADGLLNVAARELGSGVEASIQVKPSYGLTDGEIARMLQDSFQNAGEDKAARALREQQVDAERLLEAVQSALDTDGQDLLSADERVAIDMQMQALRELLGSTDAVAIEQQTKRLSQITDAFAARRMDATVKAALSGRRLNELED, from the coding sequence ATGGCCTTACTGCAGATTGCCGAGCCCGGACAAAGCCCTCAGCCACACCAGCGTCGTCTGGCCGTCGGGATCGATCTGGGCACCACCAACTCGCTGGTCGCTGCCGTGCGCAGTGGTTTGGCTGCGCCTTTGCCTGACCATGACGGGCAGGTGATCCTGCCGTCGGCAGTGCGCTATCACGCCGATCATGTCGAGGTCGGCCAGTCAGCCAGGGTGGCTGCTGCCAGCGACCCGCTGAATACCGTGCTGTCGGTCAAGCGCCTAATGGGGCGTGGCTTGGAAGACGTCAAGCAGTTGGGTGAGCAACTGCCCTATCGTTTCGTCGATGGCGAGTCGCATATGCCGTTCATCGAGACGGTGCAGGGCGCGAAAAGCCCGGTGGAAGTTTCCGCCGATATCCTCAAGGTCTTGCGTCAGCGTGCCGAGGCGAGCCTGGGTGGCGAGTTGGTCGGGGCGGTGATCACGGTGCCGGCCTATTTCGACGAGGCGCAGCGCCAGGCGACCAAAGATGCCGCGCGCTTGGCCGGTCTCAATGTGTTGCGGCTGCTCAATGAGCCGACCGCGGCGGCCGTAGCTTATGGTTTGGATCAGCAAGCCGAAGGGGTCGTGGCGATCTACGACCTGGGCGGCGGAACCTTCGACATATCGATCCTGCGTCTGACCCGTGGGGTCTTCGAGGTGCTGGCAACGGGGGGTGACAGCGCGCTAGGTGGCGACGACTTCGATCATGCCATCGCCGGCTGGATCGTCGAGCAGGCCGGCTTGTCTGCTGACCTTGCGCCGGGCGTCCAACGCAGCCTGTTGCAAAGCGCTTGTGCGGCGAAAGAAGCACTGACCGATGCGGCGCAAGTCGAGGTGGTGTATGGCGACTGGCGTGGCCAGTTGTCCCGTGCGCACTTCGACGCACTAATCGAGCCGCTGCTGGCGCGCAGCCTCAAGGCGTGCCGGCGCGCAGTGCGCGACGTCGGTATCGAAATCGATGAGGTCGAGGCCGTGGTGATGGTCGGCGGTTCGACCCGTGTGCCGCGGGTGCGCGAGGCGGTGGGCGCGCTGTTTGGTCGCCAGCCGTTGACCGATATCGATCCGGATCAAGTGGTTGCCATCGGTGCAGCGATCCAGGCCGATACCCTGGCCGGCAACAAGCAGGATGGCGAAGAGTTGCTGCTGCTGGATGTGATTCCGCTGTCGCTGGGCTTGGAAACCATGGGTGGCCTGATGGAGAGGGTGATTCCGCGCAACACCACGATTCCGGTGGCGCGGGCCCAGGATTTCACCACCTATAAAGACGGCCAGACGGCCATGATGATCCATGTGTTGCAGGGTGAGCGCGAGCTGATCAGTGCCTGTCGTTCGCTGGCACGCTTCGAATTGCGCGGGATTCCGCCGATGGTGGCGGGTGCGGCGAAGATTCGCGTGACCTTCCAGGTCGATGCCGATGGTCTACTCAATGTCGCTGCGCGCGAGTTGGGTTCAGGTGTCGAGGCCAGCATCCAGGTCAAGCCGTCCTATGGGCTTACCGATGGCGAGATTGCCCGCATGTTGCAGGACTCCTTCCAGAACGCCGGCGAAGACAAGGCGGCGCGGGCTCTGCGCGAGCAGCAGGTGGATGCCGAACGTCTGCTGGAGGCCGTGCAGTCGGCGCTGGACACCGATGGTCAGGATCTGCTCAGTGCGGACGAGCGCGTGGCGATTGATATGCAGATGCAGGCGTTGCGCGAGCTGCTGGGCAGCACCGATGCGGTGGCCATCGAACAGCAAACCAAGCGCCTTTCCCAGATTACCGATGCCTTTGCCGCGCGGCGGATGGATGCCACCGTCAAGGCGGCCTTGTCCGGCCGTCGGCTCAACGAACTTGAGGATTAA
- the hscB gene encoding co-chaperone HscB produces the protein MGIPCHFALFDLQPSFRLDLEQLAARYRELARSVHPDRFADAGEREQRLALERSASLNEAYQTLKSAPLRARYLLTLRGPELPLEATVQDPEFLLQQMHWREELEELQDSADLAGVAIFKRRLKLAQDELNDSFAACWDDPRRREEAERLMRRMQFLDKLSYEVRQLEERLDD, from the coding sequence GTGGGTATTCCCTGTCATTTTGCCCTGTTCGATCTGCAGCCAAGCTTTCGCTTGGATCTGGAGCAGCTGGCCGCGCGCTACCGCGAGCTGGCGCGCAGCGTCCATCCGGATCGCTTTGCCGATGCCGGCGAGCGTGAGCAGCGCCTGGCGCTGGAACGTTCCGCCAGTCTCAACGAGGCCTATCAGACGCTGAAAAGCGCGCCGTTGCGTGCACGCTACTTGCTGACTCTGCGCGGGCCGGAGCTGCCGCTGGAGGCGACCGTGCAGGATCCCGAGTTCCTGCTGCAGCAGATGCATTGGCGCGAAGAACTCGAAGAGCTGCAGGACAGTGCCGACCTAGCGGGTGTGGCGATCTTCAAACGCCGTTTGAAACTGGCTCAGGATGAGCTGAACGATAGCTTTGCCGCTTGCTGGGATGACCCGCGGCGCCGCGAAGAGGCCGAGCGCCTGATGCGGCGTATGCAATTTCTCGACAAGCTCTCCTACGAAGTGCGCCAGCTGGAAGAGCGCCTCGACGATTAA
- a CDS encoding RodZ domain-containing protein has translation MKAAHPEAVATSRVNPGETLRKAREHKNWSVAEVAAQLNLTAQRLIQLEAGEFDKLPGHTFARGYLRAYAKLLGMDQALVVQEFDQFTGTDASGSSVHGLGRIEQPVRLSQSVLRFVSFGLLLALAGIGFLWWQDQAADRGGEQAGLSLEHVEVESADGTTQIHPLDEPEDQAVVEAQVESQAPLAEVQPELAAQPEAEVTGTSAAPVAPAVTPVNPPATQAPAPISPAPVQDTAAQTPTPTQAPTPVAVATAAAPSVPVSAAAGEGQVRLGFTANCWIQITDANGKVLASGLKRPGDSVELSGRVPLELRLGYARGAQVSYNGQAVDVAPFISGETARLKLGQ, from the coding sequence ATGAAAGCGGCGCACCCCGAAGCTGTAGCGACGTCTCGCGTCAACCCGGGCGAGACTCTGCGTAAGGCCCGCGAACACAAGAACTGGAGCGTGGCCGAAGTGGCCGCCCAGCTCAATCTGACGGCCCAGCGCCTGATCCAACTGGAAGCGGGCGAGTTCGACAAGTTGCCCGGGCATACGTTCGCGCGCGGCTACCTGCGCGCCTATGCCAAGCTGCTGGGAATGGACCAGGCCCTGGTGGTGCAGGAGTTCGACCAGTTCACCGGTACCGACGCCAGTGGCAGCAGCGTGCATGGCCTGGGTCGCATCGAGCAACCGGTGCGCTTGTCGCAGAGCGTGTTGCGCTTCGTCAGCTTCGGCTTGTTGCTCGCCCTGGCCGGCATCGGTTTCCTCTGGTGGCAGGATCAGGCGGCTGACCGCGGTGGCGAACAGGCTGGCCTAAGTCTTGAACATGTGGAGGTTGAAAGTGCCGACGGCACCACGCAAATCCATCCACTGGACGAGCCGGAGGATCAAGCGGTAGTCGAGGCGCAGGTCGAAAGCCAGGCGCCGTTGGCCGAGGTGCAGCCGGAATTGGCCGCACAGCCGGAAGCCGAGGTCACCGGCACCTCTGCTGCACCGGTCGCGCCGGCTGTTACGCCCGTCAATCCGCCGGCAACTCAAGCGCCTGCGCCGATCAGCCCAGCGCCCGTGCAGGACACCGCCGCACAAACACCGACACCGACACAGGCTCCGACTCCGGTCGCGGTCGCCACGGCTGCTGCGCCGAGCGTGCCAGTCAGCGCCGCCGCTGGCGAGGGCCAGGTACGCCTGGGCTTCACCGCCAATTGCTGGATTCAAATTACTGACGCCAATGGCAAGGTGCTGGCCAGCGGGCTGAAACGCCCGGGCGACAGCGTCGAGCTGAGCGGCAGGGTCCCTCTGGAACTGCGTCTCGGCTACGCCCGTGGCGCGCAAGTCAGCTACAACGGTCAGGCAGTGGATGTGGCACCTTTCATCAGTGGCGAGACTGCACGCCTGAAACTGGGGCAATAA